CAGGCATAACCCCAACAGTATATGCACCGTTGTACAGAAGAGGAATATCATACTGATGTGCAACTTTTGCTATGCCCTTTACATCGTGTTCGTTGGCATACTGGTAATCAAAGTGATCTATCATTACCAGCACAGGCAGCTTTCCTGTTTCTTGCTTTACTGCTTCGATCCTTTCAGCAGTAGCATCTGCTGTTACGATATTGTGCTCGTTTAAGGGCACTTCTCTTACTATTCCTCCTGCTTCTTCTACTGCCAGGAACTCTGTATAATGAGCCAGAGCTGAAACAATAACAGAGTCACCTTTATCAACCAGAGTGGAAGCCACTGCCTGAAAGCCGCGCCTTGCACCAGGAACTACACGAGCAACATCCATGTTAACGAAACTTGCGAGTTGTTCATGAAATGGTGCTATGGGCGGACTGCTTATTTTGTCCAGCCTGAAGGGTTTTCGGCAGGCGTCACAGGTGGAGTAGCCGTCACCGTATGCTATGAGAGCTTTTCGGGCTTCAGGTGTAAGCCTTCCTGCTGCCTGAATTGGCTGTATATTGATATAGTTCTCTTCTCTGGACCGGATATCAATATTATTAGCTATTTTCCTGATTTCCGGGACCCCAGTACTGTTCTCTATATCATCCAGAATTTTTCTGACTCTGTCCACTCCTTTTCTAATGGAATGTTCTTCTTCTGGAGTTATAGTATCTGGAAGTCTTTGTCTAAGTATCTCCCGAATATCCTCAAGGGCAAAAAGTGCCTCAAACGTTTTTTGTGTTCTTATATCCATAATATCCCTAAGCTAAGACCCGGAATCGAACCGGGATGAATGGATCTGCAGTCCATTGCGTAACCTTTCCGCCATCTCAGCATTCATATAAATTTAGTTTTGCTTATACGCCCGAGATTCCACAGGCGTACACAGTTATTGCATCTGTGGATTCCTGCGGAAAACGGGCTATTCAAAAGATTGTGGGTTATAGCTGTTTTTTGTCTGTTCATCTACGACTTGGTATTCATACAGGGCGTTAGGTAGATTTTGATTCGCTGCAGGCACTTCACAATTGTGAAGTCTGGATTTTAATCCATTTTCGGCTTTGCTTGCTTTGTTAAAACCTCCTTCATGCTAAAAAATGCATTAAATTTTTTCTGTTAAAAGTTTTCTCATGATAGAAAAAACTTTTAAGCCAGAGTCTGGAATCTAACCGGGATAAATGGATCTGCAGTCCACTACATAGCATTTCCGCCACCAGGCAAATCTAATTCACAATTGTGAACTGATAACATAACATATTCATTATTAATATTTAAAACTATTTTTTAGGGCAAAAAATGCCTTAAGTCAATTAAGTATGGTATAGAAGAATGGTTCGAATAACAGATCATAATCATCTTTAATATTATCTATATATGAAGGCAAAAAGTACCTGAAGATCATCTGTATCCGTAGATTAAGGATGAAAATTGCCTTGTTGGCAGATATAAAACAGCTGTACAAGCCCTGCTGCTAAAAATAAAATTTTATTCATTTTAGCAATTAAATAAAAATTTGTTTTATTTAATTGTAAGCAGCTTATATATTAACGAGGTATTTCTTACAAAAAAGGGTATATCCATAGTTAAGAATTAAGAATTAGCAAATAAAGATGCGAAACTTGTAATTATAAATCCTCCTTTATTCTTGAGTGCTCGGCTAATTAAATGACTCCTGTACCTTCCCTTTGCTTTCCAGATTTATTTTTTAAAACCTCCTCATTTTCACACTAACAGCAAATCTGTAAAAATAAACCCGGTTTTATGTTATGTCGCAATTTTGTATAAAGCCTTCAGAATTGAGTACCTTTTATTCTCCAAGGTTACACTATAGTAAGGTACCAGTTTCGGAGAAAATGCAATAATAAAGTTCGCAAATCTGGGAACATTTCCTGCCATAACATTCGTATACTCAAAATTTCTGGACTGGAGGTCAAGAAACTTATTGTAGTAAAGAAGAGCAATGGATCCCCTCAAGCTAAAAGCCGGGTCCCGGGCGGAAGACCAGGAGACCGTACTTTTCTTTCCGTAAAGAGTCAGATGTGCTGCGACTGCTTCTCCTTCGGGAGTTTCGGATACAAGCATGTAACCGATATTCTTTTTCCGAATCAGGTCAAAAACTTTCCCAAAAAAACCTCTTAGGCAACGGGGGTTTCAGTTCAGTCTCTCATAAACTTTGGAAAACAAATCGTAATAGATTTCAGGATCATATTGCATATCCCGATCCTGAGCCCTGCTTTAACTGCGGATTTAAGGTCTTTCCGGATTGTTCTGGAAATGTTCTTATCTACATTTTCCTTCAGATCCAGGTGGTGGGTATAGTGAACCTTGGAGTCCCAGCTGTTCTAGATAAATGGTCTGATATCCTCGATTCCGGGAGAAAACTTCAGGTGGATACTATCAAGCCCTGCTTTGAAAGGAATTTACTGAGTACATCAAGGATTTCGTGGATCTCCTGTACTTGTTTGCTTGTTCTGGAGCTGGAATTTTCCTTTATAAGAGGTCCGCAATAGTCAGTCGAATTGCAGGTCGAAGATACTATTTTCAGGATTCCCTTGATATTTTTAACAAAAAGGAGGTATCCCCCACAAGCTCACTGTTTTTGAAACAGCCATAGATTCTCACATCCCTGGCAAGTACATCCCTGTAGATCTCAAGCCAGTCACTGGTATGAAAAACTGTCAGAAACTGCCAGAAATAGTAAAGTTTGAAAAAGCTTAAAGAGATTTAATTTGGTTCTATAGCTTTTTCGTGTGCAGTTACCACGTCATCGAGTTTCATGGTTATCTTATCTTCTGAAATTGTGTAAGGAATGCTCTCTTTTGGAAATGCTACACAACCTCCTCCGATACCCGTACCTGTCTCAGCATCAAAGACAGTACCGCAAGAATCACACACAAGAGTACCGTTCTCAAGCGTAAATCCTATTGAATTGCATGGAGGGCATACATTGGACCTGACAAAGACCTTGTCATCAAACCGGTAATCCATGACTACAATTTCGCCTATGTCAGTATTCACTTTAAAGAGAACGTTTGTATTTTCAACCACCGAGCTGGCTTGGAATGGATACCTGATCTGCACTTGCCTGTGCAGTGACCCAGGTAGCTTTTGCAGAACCTGTATCATTTTCACCTGTTGTAGAACCGGTTCCTGCGAATCCGGCTGCTACTAAAGATATTGCGAGTACTAGCAAACTCCAAAAATCAATTTTTTATTCATGTTTTTCATTCCGCGACATTTCCTCTTTTAAATATATGATGCGGTCAGAATACGCTGCAAGTTCTCCATTATGGGTGACCATTACTACGGTCATTTCTCCAGCCAGGGATTTCAGCAAAGAGATTATCATGAATCGTAGCTGCATCAAATGCCCCTGTTGGTTCATCTGCAAGCAGAAACGAAGTATGGCATAGTCGCCATAATAATAAGACTCTTTTCTTAAGGCAACTGTCACTTATGACTTTTACAAAAAAACCGTTCAGAGACTGAACTCGAGCTCCTTGCTGATGCATTTGCAGGCAAAATTGCTGGCGAAGCAGCAGTAGAATCTGCAAGGGGAAAGCTACAATAAAAATCCCTTCACTTCGAGTTTTAATATTCTTTTTCTTCTATTAATCGGAATTGATCATAACCTTTTTAAGCTCACAATAGTTACCATTAATCTATTCACAATTGTTAACATCTTAAAAATACTGATGTTAATGAATTTAATTTCACCATTGAAAACTTCCTGCTGGTAAACAAGAACCAAACTTAGCAAATACACCATCGCAATATGCTTCTTTAAAGGGTATAACCATGGACGCTGAACTTAATGCATTTATAAAAGCATACCTGATAAGTATTGGAAGTGTTCGGGTAGACAGCTCGCTTCTTCCTGACCAGCATAGTAGTATGGCTACAGCTGGACCAGGGGCAGGATGCTCCTCAGTTTTTCTCAGGTCAGGAGACAAACGGGTCAGGCTAGCAATTAATGATTCTTCTCCTTTGTGTATAATGCCTGAAGATGAACATGTTGTCGTTGTTAAAGGTGAAGAAGTAATTGCTAGGGGTGTAGCCGTTTCGCCGGAGAAAGAGGTCAGAAGGGCGGCAGAAATTGTAAAGCAGCTTACACGTGAGTATGACCTTCCTATAGGTGTCTCACTGTATCCCACAAAGACCTCATCCGAAGAACTTTATTCGGCAGGCGCATGCGAGATAAAGTACAATGTCGAGACCATGGATCCTGTACTTTTCCGCCGCTTCTGCCCGGATCTTTCACTGGATTCTGTGCTTGATTCTCTTGATACAGCAGTGGATGTATTCGGCCGAAATCGGGTATCTTCGAACTTCATAATTGGCCTTGGGGAAAGTGACGAGACCGTCCGAAGAGGTATTAAACAGCTTACTGAGCGATGCATAATTCCTATTCTCAGGCCTATATCCCCTCATCCTCTCAGAAAAGATGTAAAAAATATTACCAGACCGGATGCTGCACGGCTTCTAAAACTTGGGAATATGTTGAGGGATATGCTTGATCGCAACTCTCTCTGTGCAGATAAAGCGCAGACAATGTGCCTGTTGTGTACAGGCTGCGACCTTACACCTCATAGAGACCTTTGAAACTGTACTTATGCAGCTCTATTATGTGCTGAATGATAATGATAGCGTATTGATAGAGTATTAATAGCGTACTGATAGCATACTGATCTAATAATAGCGTACTGATAGCATACTGATCTAATTGCAGTCCCCATAACTCTCTGAAGAGTCTTACAAATTCAGATTAGTTTATCTTTTCTATTTTTCCGATATTTCCAATATAATATCCTTATTAGGATATAATTCAGTCAAGAATTGTCTATTTAGGTTAGAAATATCTATTTTTGTGGAAAGCCTTATAAAAACTGGAGCTAAACTCTTGAGCATATGACTCAACAGTTCACTCTTACCATCCAAGCTGGAAAAAACAAGTTCGGAGAACTGGAGGGATTTGACAGCATAGAGATAAGGGCAGGAGACACCTTGTCAATTGTAGGTCCTACCGGCTCGGGAAAATCCGCTTTAATAAATGATATTGAGACCCTTGCACAGGGGGATAGTGTAACAGGCAGGCGGATTCTTATTAATGGAGAAGAGCCTCCCGAAGCTTTTGTACGCGAACCTGCTTTCAAACCGATTTCCCTCATAACCCAGAACACGCGCTGTCTGGCAGATCTCTCGGTCGAAGCATTCCTGCTGATGCATATAAAGGCACGAAAACCTGGCAGGGAAGACTTGCTTGATGAGACAATAAAGCTTGCAAACACATTTACGGGCGAAGCTATCAGCCCTAAAAGCCGGATGAGCGGCTTATCAGGGGGTCAGACCCGATCACTTATGATTGCCGATGCTCTTGTAATCGGGGATACCCCAATACTTTTGCTCGACGAGATCGAGAACGCAGGCATTTTTAAAGACCGGGTAATCGAGTCGCTTCAGGGAAGAAACAAGGCTGTTATCCTTGTAACTCACGATCCTTATCTTGCCCTTAAGGCAAGCCGGCGCATAGTGATGAAACACGGGGGAGTTTCCTCTGTTATCGAGCCAATGGGCAGGGAAAGACACCTTATCGAAGAACTTGCCTTAGTCGAAGACCAGCTTCATAAAATCCGTGAGAAAATAAGGCTGGGAGCTGCTTTCCCATCAAACTCTAGGGAGGTTTTTCCAGAGACATTGATGGCTGCGGTTGAACAGGAGGTAAGCTACAGATGAAACTTCTTATAATTGCAGGCCCTCCAAGCGGAGGAAAAACAGCTGTGATCCGCCAGGTTATAAAAAACCTCCCAGAGGGAGCACTTCCTGCGTTCCTGAAGATTGACGTGGTGCATGCAACTGAAGACGAAGAGCTTGCAGAAGAGTTTGACATTCCTGTCAAAAAGATATATTCCGGAGATGTGTGTCCCGACCACATGGGAATCCTTGTGCTTGAAGATGCATTGCACTGGGCTGCGAGCCTTTCAAGAAATCTTCTGATAGTTGAGAGTGCGGGTCTCTGCCTCAGGTGTACGCCTTATACAACAGATTCACTCGGGATTGCGGTTGTAAGTTCGATGTCAGGCACAAACTCTCCTTTTAAAATGGCGCCCCTGCTTGCACTTGCGGATGTGGCAGTCGTTACCAAGACCGATCTTGTTTCACAGGCTGAAAAAGAGGTTTTCAGGGAAAATATCCGAAAAGTAGTCCCAGGTATTGATATTGTGGAAACAAATGCAATCCAGGGAACCGGGCTGAGGTATCTCATGAGGCGGATTGCCAACCAGCCTGAGATAGGCACGGAACCTGTAGTGCTAAGGGGATCTCCTCCGCTTGGTGTATGTACGGTATGTATCGGCAAAAAGGAGATAGGATGGAAAAACCACTTTGGGATTATCCGTCCGCTCGATATGTCGGAGCCCGTATATAGGGGTGACTGAAGATGAATAAATGGACTCCGCCTGGTAAAAACTGTGGAGCTTGCGGTTCCCAGACCTGCTCTGGCTTTGTTGACCGGCTTGAAGGAGGTTTGGCAGAACCAAGTCTCTGCCCCTTTTACAGTAAAGAGAAAACAAGAAGCCAGGAAAACATCATGAGCTTGGGAA
The Methanosarcina thermophila TM-1 genome window above contains:
- a CDS encoding Fe-S-containing protein; its protein translation is MNTDIGEIVVMDYRFDDKVFVRSNVCPPCNSIGFTLENGTLVCDSCGTVFDAETGTGIGGGCVAFPKESIPYTISEDKITMKLDDVVTAHEKAIEPN
- a CDS encoding GTP-binding protein, which produces MKLLIIAGPPSGGKTAVIRQVIKNLPEGALPAFLKIDVVHATEDEELAEEFDIPVKKIYSGDVCPDHMGILVLEDALHWAASLSRNLLIVESAGLCLRCTPYTTDSLGIAVVSSMSGTNSPFKMAPLLALADVAVVTKTDLVSQAEKEVFRENIRKVVPGIDIVETNAIQGTGLRYLMRRIANQPEIGTEPVVLRGSPPLGVCTVCIGKKEIGWKNHFGIIRPLDMSEPVYRGD
- the pscS gene encoding O-phospho-L-seryl-tRNA:Cys-tRNA synthase → MDIRTQKTFEALFALEDIREILRQRLPDTITPEEEHSIRKGVDRVRKILDDIENSTGVPEIRKIANNIDIRSREENYINIQPIQAAGRLTPEARKALIAYGDGYSTCDACRKPFRLDKISSPPIAPFHEQLASFVNMDVARVVPGARRGFQAVASTLVDKGDSVIVSALAHYTEFLAVEEAGGIVREVPLNEHNIVTADATAERIEAVKQETGKLPVLVMIDHFDYQYANEHDVKGIAKVAHQYDIPLLYNGAYTVGVMPVDGKDIGADFVVGSGHKSMASPAPSGVLATTEEWAPKIFRTTQMTGDLTGRKFGVKEVEMLGCTLMGSTLLGMMASFPTVKERVKNWEDELRKSNYLIDGLLAIKGSKVVSEYPRKHTLSKIDTTESFDVIAQKHKRRGFFLTDELSSKGIVGEFAGATRVWKLNTYGLSWEKVRYVIDTFQDIADKYNLQVKREDNSNDNREL
- a CDS encoding ATP-binding cassette domain-containing protein, with amino-acid sequence MTQQFTLTIQAGKNKFGELEGFDSIEIRAGDTLSIVGPTGSGKSALINDIETLAQGDSVTGRRILINGEEPPEAFVREPAFKPISLITQNTRCLADLSVEAFLLMHIKARKPGREDLLDETIKLANTFTGEAISPKSRMSGLSGGQTRSLMIADALVIGDTPILLLDEIENAGIFKDRVIESLQGRNKAVILVTHDPYLALKASRRIVMKHGGVSSVIEPMGRERHLIEELALVEDQLHKIREKIRLGAAFPSNSREVFPETLMAAVEQEVSYR